A window of the Synechococcus sp. M16.1 genome harbors these coding sequences:
- the trxA gene encoding thioredoxin produces the protein MSSAAAVTDASFEQDVLQSDVPVLVDFWAPWCGPCRMVAPIVEEIAKEFDGQIKVFKLNTDENPNVASQYGIRSIPTLMVFKGGQKVDTVVGAVPKATLSGTISKYL, from the coding sequence ATGTCCAGCGCTGCTGCTGTCACCGACGCATCCTTCGAGCAGGACGTGCTCCAGAGCGATGTGCCGGTTCTCGTGGACTTCTGGGCACCCTGGTGCGGACCCTGCCGCATGGTGGCTCCGATCGTGGAAGAGATCGCCAAAGAATTTGACGGCCAGATCAAGGTGTTCAAGCTCAACACCGACGAAAACCCCAACGTGGCCAGCCAGTACGGCATCCGCAGCATCCCGACGCTGATGGTGTTCAAGGGCGGCCAGAAGGTTGACACCGTCGTGGGTGCTGTTCCCAAGGCAACCCTGTCAGGCACCATTTCCAAGTACCTCTGA
- the hisH gene encoding imidazole glycerol phosphate synthase subunit HisH, protein MSLNLGLIDYGMGNLHSVEKCLERLDQGCSLIHNADDLEGVDALILPGVGAFDPAMANLRATGLVPHLLRWGQKDRPLLGICLGLQLLFEQSDEGSDPGLGLLGGRVSRLPSNSGERIPHMGWAPLKHHGSCPLLSSDAPSEWVYFVHSYAAVPSDRNDLKASAPFGDQEVTAVVWRGRVGACQFHPEKSSDAGEEMLKRWLTWLRNGAEPCP, encoded by the coding sequence TTGAGTCTGAACCTCGGGTTAATCGATTACGGCATGGGCAATCTCCACTCGGTGGAGAAATGCCTCGAGCGGCTGGATCAAGGCTGCTCGTTGATCCATAACGCCGATGATCTGGAGGGCGTCGATGCGCTGATCCTGCCCGGGGTCGGCGCCTTCGACCCGGCCATGGCCAACCTCAGGGCCACCGGACTTGTGCCCCACCTGCTGCGCTGGGGCCAGAAGGATCGCCCCCTACTCGGCATCTGCCTCGGCCTGCAACTGCTGTTCGAGCAGAGCGATGAAGGCAGCGATCCAGGCCTCGGGCTCTTGGGCGGACGGGTGAGCCGCCTGCCCAGCAACAGCGGCGAACGCATCCCCCACATGGGCTGGGCACCGTTGAAGCATCACGGCAGCTGCCCACTGCTCAGCAGCGATGCCCCATCGGAATGGGTTTATTTCGTGCACAGCTACGCCGCTGTTCCCAGCGATCGAAATGACCTCAAAGCCTCGGCCCCCTTCGGCGATCAGGAGGTGACCGCTGTGGTCTGGCGGGGCCGCGTCGGCGCTTGCCAGTTCCATCCGGAGAAGTCGTCCGATGCCGGAGAAGAGATGCTCAAGCGCTGGTTGACCTGGCTGCGCAACGGGGCTGAACCCTGCCCATGA
- the petG gene encoding cytochrome b6-f complex subunit V codes for MIEPLLCGIVLGLIPVTLMGLFVAAWNQYRRGGSALGG; via the coding sequence ATGATCGAACCTCTGCTCTGCGGCATCGTTCTGGGTCTGATCCCCGTCACGCTGATGGGTCTGTTCGTGGCGGCATGGAACCAGTACCGCCGTGGTGGCAGCGCTCTGGGGGGCTGA
- a CDS encoding c-type cytochrome, whose amino-acid sequence MVQPSRIAAESASADANDSSDRGRGLIAALVVSAATACVVLVLWVLGSAQQDPYIKASLELQGAVDHGGQLFRINCAGCHGLAGQGLVGPQLQGVSNQLKDPVLVHQIISGETPPMPSFEMEPQSMADLLAYLHTLS is encoded by the coding sequence GTGGTCCAGCCGTCACGAATTGCGGCCGAATCGGCATCAGCTGATGCAAATGATTCGAGCGATCGGGGTCGCGGCCTGATCGCCGCGCTCGTGGTGTCGGCTGCCACGGCCTGCGTGGTGCTGGTGCTCTGGGTACTGGGCAGCGCCCAACAGGACCCCTACATCAAGGCCAGCCTTGAGCTGCAGGGGGCCGTTGACCACGGCGGCCAGCTGTTCCGAATCAATTGCGCCGGCTGCCATGGCCTTGCCGGCCAGGGGTTGGTGGGCCCTCAACTTCAGGGCGTCAGCAACCAACTCAAAGACCCCGTTCTGGTGCACCAGATCATCAGTGGCGAAACTCCCCCCATGCCGAGCTTTGAGATGGAACCGCAATCGATGGCCGACCTGCTGGCCTACCTGCACACCCTCAGCTGA
- a CDS encoding RNA methyltransferase, whose translation MNAVVVLVEPAGPLNIGSVARLCANFGVSELRLVAPRCDHLSEEAMLMAVHGQALLQGAVVVPDLLTAIHDCRRTVGSCGRLDHGEIPLQTPEQALGWLLAGDGSSSNSDAPVALVFGREDRGLSNSELRLCQRVLCLQSGEAYPSLNLSHAVAVVLHELARLNSGTTETRCIEPPSPDPAAAKALSACLDDATDLLLEAGFLLEHTAAARMAKVRDLLQRATVRAEEVALLRGMVRQLRWAIRAKRP comes from the coding sequence TTGAATGCCGTTGTCGTGCTGGTGGAGCCGGCCGGCCCCCTAAACATCGGAAGCGTGGCCAGGCTCTGCGCCAATTTCGGGGTGAGCGAGTTGCGGCTGGTGGCCCCCCGCTGTGACCACCTCAGCGAGGAGGCCATGCTGATGGCCGTGCACGGCCAGGCGCTGCTTCAGGGCGCCGTGGTGGTTCCCGACCTGCTGACGGCCATCCATGACTGCCGCCGCACCGTGGGCAGTTGCGGACGCCTGGACCATGGCGAGATCCCCCTGCAAACACCCGAGCAGGCCCTGGGTTGGTTGCTGGCCGGCGATGGCAGCAGCTCCAACTCAGACGCCCCCGTGGCCTTGGTGTTTGGACGGGAAGACCGCGGCCTCAGCAACAGTGAGCTGCGGCTCTGCCAGAGGGTTCTCTGCCTGCAGAGCGGGGAGGCCTATCCCTCGCTGAATCTCTCCCACGCCGTGGCGGTGGTGCTGCATGAGTTGGCCCGCCTCAACAGCGGGACCACGGAAACCCGCTGCATCGAGCCCCCATCGCCGGACCCGGCAGCCGCCAAGGCGCTTTCAGCCTGTCTTGACGACGCCACTGACCTGCTGCTGGAGGCCGGTTTCCTGCTGGAGCACACCGCCGCCGCCCGCATGGCCAAGGTGCGGGATCTGCTGCAACGCGCCACGGTGCGCGCCGAGGAGGTGGCTCTGCTGCGGGGAATGGTGCGCCAACTGCGCTGGGCCATCCGCGCCAAGCGCCCCTAA
- a CDS encoding serine hydrolase — translation MSSSRSSRRSAGWKGPAQLILRLVLMGVGLGLLTGSGLRLLAPRVQQQEIALPNWLADQALITTVLGDAVEPPSTENASGKKTAPVVAKGLKQARFAPRQEIRALSERWLELAAQQSDLQASAYMLILDDGRFAAMQAERPMAAASSIKTPILLAVLELLDQGTLQWNEPLTLTEKLVGGGAGWMASRPLGSRFPTHEVATEMIRVSDNSATNLIIARAGGMDAINARFQELDLPSTVVNNWLPDLDGTNTTSARDLSRAIALVDSGELLAPRSRDLFREVMGTSITNTLLPRGLMRGLGGAQGEPDASLARKGYRVYNKTGDIGIAYADAGLIELPDGRRAVAGFLVEGPFNDPRSTELIRRLAAAMAPHLKPVPVPPKP, via the coding sequence TTGAGCAGCAGTCGTTCGTCACGTCGCTCCGCCGGCTGGAAAGGTCCGGCCCAGCTCATTCTGCGGCTGGTGTTGATGGGGGTGGGTCTTGGACTGCTCACCGGCAGCGGCCTACGGCTGCTGGCGCCCCGCGTTCAGCAACAGGAGATCGCGCTGCCCAACTGGCTGGCCGATCAAGCGCTGATCACCACGGTGCTCGGTGACGCCGTGGAGCCGCCCAGCACTGAAAATGCCTCAGGGAAGAAAACTGCTCCTGTCGTGGCAAAGGGCCTGAAGCAGGCACGCTTCGCCCCCAGGCAGGAAATCAGGGCGCTGAGTGAGCGCTGGCTGGAGCTGGCCGCGCAACAGAGCGATCTGCAGGCCAGCGCCTACATGCTGATCCTCGACGACGGACGCTTTGCAGCCATGCAGGCCGAACGGCCGATGGCTGCCGCCAGCTCGATCAAGACGCCGATCCTGCTCGCAGTGCTGGAACTGCTGGATCAGGGAACACTGCAGTGGAACGAACCGCTCACGCTCACCGAAAAGCTGGTGGGGGGAGGCGCCGGATGGATGGCCTCCCGGCCCCTGGGCAGTCGCTTCCCCACCCATGAGGTGGCCACGGAAATGATCCGGGTGAGCGACAACTCCGCCACCAACCTCATAATTGCCCGGGCGGGCGGAATGGATGCGATCAACGCCCGCTTTCAGGAGCTGGACCTGCCCTCCACCGTGGTGAACAACTGGCTGCCGGATCTCGACGGAACCAACACCACCAGTGCCAGAGATCTCAGCCGGGCCATCGCCTTGGTTGACAGCGGTGAGCTGCTGGCTCCCCGCAGCCGGGATCTGTTTCGCGAGGTGATGGGCACTTCGATCACCAACACGCTGCTGCCCAGGGGCTTGATGCGCGGCCTCGGTGGCGCCCAGGGCGAACCGGACGCAAGCCTGGCCCGCAAGGGATACCGCGTCTACAACAAAACAGGTGACATCGGCATCGCCTACGCCGATGCCGGGCTGATCGAACTCCCCGACGGACGACGCGCTGTGGCGGGATTTCTGGTGGAGGGCCCCTTCAACGACCCCCGATCCACCGAACTGATCCGTCGGCTCGCCGCTGCCATGGCACCGCACCTCAAACCCGTCCCTGTTCCGCCCAAGCCATGA